The following proteins are co-located in the Pseudarthrobacter siccitolerans genome:
- a CDS encoding TetR family transcriptional regulator, whose product MGIRERTRELVKAELATAILAVFIERGYAAVTVDDAARAVGISRATFFRYFGSKEDVVVASVESAKIDYLAGIEAMPAGQRSSGWGLLRAAIEPVVQAATQEPESLRARLRLIASEPALKSRLRERRAANTDALSAALSKHMDDDLSARVLATAGLAAVDIAWEEWTPREDADFRTIVNNIFERLETACQDHQKR is encoded by the coding sequence ATGGGAATACGGGAGAGAACCCGCGAGCTGGTCAAGGCGGAACTGGCGACGGCCATACTCGCGGTGTTCATCGAACGCGGGTATGCGGCAGTGACGGTCGATGATGCCGCCCGGGCGGTAGGGATCTCGCGTGCTACGTTCTTCCGTTACTTCGGCAGCAAGGAAGATGTGGTTGTCGCATCGGTCGAAAGCGCCAAGATTGACTATCTGGCAGGCATCGAGGCGATGCCGGCGGGGCAGCGTTCCAGCGGTTGGGGACTCCTACGCGCCGCGATCGAACCTGTCGTGCAGGCTGCCACTCAAGAGCCTGAAAGCCTACGCGCTAGGCTCCGGCTGATTGCCAGTGAACCCGCTCTGAAATCGCGGCTTCGGGAGCGACGGGCAGCGAATACGGACGCCCTTTCCGCCGCCCTTTCTAAACACATGGACGATGACCTTTCGGCCCGCGTGCTGGCCACTGCCGGCCTCGCCGCCGTCGATATCGCCTGGGAGGAATGGACACCCCGGGAAGACGCTGACTTCCGCACGATCGTCAACAACATCTTCGAGCGGCTTGAAACGGCCTGCCAGGACCATCAAAAGCGCTAA